A single region of the Candidatus Fermentibacter sp. genome encodes:
- a CDS encoding DEAD/DEAH box helicase yields the protein MTLLSRPTWPTRPTAPAAPPCLDGLRDYQCDGVAWLRSRLDRGLSSALWDEMGLGKTAQSLRALPLRARCLVVCPASVRGQWIAETRRWRPDLRPAPHEGRPPMEGEVLVMSYDALPDLDPRSPALFVGEDWSQVVAIFDEAHRASNADAARTRKVRRLVGQCRAAWALTGTPLRGTAGELWGLLVTFGLSREAFPGGRDEYDRMCSTTYEEVYVRRLGRSISKPRHGEIGPEVEERLRAVALRRLSKDHLDLPPVEWIDVPCEAPRDLRDYLDSVTPQWNRYDPDELPPFELYSAATAALARSRCAAAVDLARDVARDRQVLVFSAHLDPIHAVSKALRVPAITGAESDRERQATVARFMGGKQRVLPATIQVGGEGLNLQAAGAGILVDQTFVPAETEQAVRRFARYGQKLDRVFVYRMVTDHPLDQRICRIHDQKRRLAAQIVDGGR from the coding sequence ATGACCCTCCTTTCCCGCCCTACCTGGCCCACGCGACCCACCGCCCCCGCGGCGCCCCCGTGCCTCGACGGGCTGCGCGACTACCAGTGCGACGGCGTGGCCTGGCTCCGCTCCCGCCTCGACCGCGGCCTGTCGTCCGCGCTCTGGGACGAGATGGGCCTCGGGAAGACCGCGCAGAGCCTCCGGGCCCTCCCCCTCCGCGCGCGGTGCCTCGTCGTCTGCCCGGCCTCCGTGCGAGGGCAGTGGATCGCCGAGACGCGGCGGTGGCGCCCCGACCTCCGGCCCGCCCCCCACGAGGGGCGCCCCCCAATGGAGGGGGAGGTCCTCGTCATGTCCTACGACGCGCTACCCGACCTCGACCCGCGGTCGCCAGCTCTGTTCGTGGGGGAGGACTGGAGCCAGGTCGTCGCGATCTTCGACGAGGCTCACCGCGCGTCGAACGCCGACGCCGCCCGGACTCGGAAGGTCCGCCGCCTCGTGGGACAGTGTCGCGCGGCGTGGGCGCTCACGGGGACGCCGCTCCGGGGCACCGCCGGGGAGCTCTGGGGCCTGCTCGTCACGTTCGGACTCTCCCGCGAGGCGTTCCCCGGGGGAAGGGACGAGTACGACCGCATGTGCTCGACGACCTACGAGGAGGTCTACGTGCGCCGGCTCGGGCGGTCGATCAGCAAGCCGCGGCACGGCGAGATCGGGCCCGAGGTGGAGGAGCGCCTGCGCGCGGTGGCGCTCCGCCGGCTCTCGAAAGACCACCTCGACCTCCCGCCCGTGGAGTGGATCGACGTGCCCTGCGAGGCCCCCCGCGACCTGCGAGACTACCTGGACTCCGTCACGCCGCAGTGGAACCGCTACGACCCCGACGAGCTCCCCCCGTTCGAGCTCTACTCAGCGGCGACGGCGGCCCTGGCCCGGTCGCGGTGCGCCGCGGCCGTCGACCTCGCCCGAGACGTCGCGCGGGATCGACAGGTCCTCGTCTTCTCGGCCCACCTCGACCCGATCCACGCGGTGTCGAAGGCGCTCCGGGTCCCAGCCATCACGGGGGCGGAGAGCGATCGGGAGCGGCAGGCGACCGTGGCCCGCTTCATGGGCGGGAAGCAGCGCGTACTCCCCGCGACGATCCAGGTCGGCGGGGAAGGGCTGAACCTCCAGGCGGCGGGGGCGGGGATCCTGGTCGACCAGACGTTCGTGCCGGCGGAGACCGAGCAGGCCGTGAGGAGGTTCGCGCGGTATGGGCAGAAGTTGGACCGGGTCTTCGTCTACCGCATGGTCACCGACCACCCGCTCGACCAGCGGATCTGTCGGATCCACGACCAGAAGCGGCGGCTCGCGGCGCAGATCGTGGATGGGGGCCGATGA
- a CDS encoding DUF4031 domain-containing protein translates to MAVYVDDIIVYPGAKPPFHRGSCHMTADTLDELHAAARAIGMRRSWFQDHKLAPHYDLTPARRADAVRLGAVEETCREGVLRRRAARVAEGGR, encoded by the coding sequence ATGGCCGTCTACGTCGACGATATCATCGTGTACCCGGGGGCGAAACCTCCGTTCCACCGTGGGTCCTGCCACATGACGGCGGATACCCTCGACGAGCTGCACGCGGCGGCGAGGGCGATCGGGATGAGGCGGTCCTGGTTCCAGGACCACAAGCTCGCCCCGCACTACGACCTGACCCCCGCCCGGCGCGCGGACGCCGTCCGCCTCGGCGCCGTCGAGGAGACGTGCCGCGAGGGGGTCCTTCGCAGGCGCGCCGCGAGGGTCGCGGAGGGCGGCCGATGA